From the genome of bacterium, one region includes:
- the alkA gene encoding DNA-3-methyladenine glycosylase 2 has translation MGYRPCLRCRPELAPGHASVDAGHRLARSAANLIADGAANGIGVGGVARSLGVTARHLRRVFQGEFGVSPIRFAQTQRLLLAKRLLTDTALPVTEVAFAAGFNSLRRFDGLFKERYRLNPQRIRKPPRGNAPPDALTFELSYRPPYDWHALLTFLAARSVSGVERVEGSRYRRIVSIVQSGRAHTGWIEIAPHPRRSVMRVMASASMGKVIPALLSRVTHLLDLSCNPTPIAEALGRLAAAKPGLRVPGAFDGFELAVRAVLGQQVSVAAARTLAGRVAAAYGSRAASPFETLSTAFPQAEQLASVRVAELVRLGILRSRARTVRELAKLVADGSIALTPETAVAETIEKLRAIAGIGGWTAQYIAMRALAWPDAFPHTDLGVMRALGERNPKRVLAAAEAWRPWRAYAVMHLWMAEGSGGTLR, from the coding sequence ATGGGATACCGGCCGTGTCTGCGGTGCCGGCCCGAACTGGCGCCGGGCCACGCCAGCGTCGACGCCGGCCATCGCCTTGCCCGCTCCGCGGCGAACCTCATTGCGGACGGCGCGGCGAACGGCATCGGCGTCGGCGGCGTGGCGAGGAGTCTGGGGGTGACCGCCCGCCATCTGCGCAGAGTGTTTCAGGGTGAATTCGGCGTGTCGCCGATCAGGTTCGCCCAAACCCAGCGGCTGTTGCTGGCGAAGCGGCTGCTGACGGACACGGCCCTCCCGGTGACCGAGGTCGCATTCGCCGCCGGGTTCAACAGCCTGCGGCGCTTCGACGGACTGTTCAAGGAGCGCTACCGCCTGAACCCGCAGCGCATCCGGAAGCCGCCCCGGGGTAACGCCCCGCCGGACGCGCTGACGTTCGAGTTGAGCTACCGGCCGCCCTATGATTGGCACGCGCTGCTGACATTTCTCGCCGCGCGGAGCGTCAGCGGCGTGGAGCGAGTCGAGGGATCCCGGTACCGCCGCATCGTCAGCATCGTGCAGAGCGGGCGGGCGCATACGGGATGGATCGAGATCGCGCCGCATCCCCGCAGGAGCGTCATGCGGGTGATGGCGTCCGCATCGATGGGGAAGGTGATTCCTGCTCTGCTGTCGCGGGTGACGCACCTGTTGGATCTGTCGTGCAACCCGACGCCGATCGCCGAGGCGCTCGGCCGACTGGCGGCGGCGAAACCGGGCCTGCGCGTTCCGGGGGCGTTTGACGGATTTGAACTCGCCGTCCGTGCGGTGCTGGGTCAGCAGGTCAGCGTCGCGGCCGCGCGCACGCTGGCCGGACGGGTGGCCGCGGCCTACGGCAGCCGCGCGGCGTCGCCGTTTGAGACGCTGTCCACGGCGTTCCCGCAGGCGGAGCAACTGGCGAGTGTGCGGGTGGCAGAGCTTGTCCGCTTGGGCATCCTGCGGTCGCGCGCACGGACGGTCCGTGAGCTGGCGAAGCTGGTCGCCGATGGGTCGATCGCCTTGACCCCGGAAACCGCGGTGGCGGAGACGATCGAGAAGCTGCGGGCGATTGCCGGCATCGGCGGGTGGACGGCGCAGTACATCGCGATGCGCGCCCTGGCGTGGCCGGACGCATTTCCGCACACGGACCTGGGTGTCATGCGCGCGCTCGGAGAGCGGAACCCGAAACGGGTGCTGGCGGCCGCCGAAGCGTGGCGGCCGTGGCGGGCGTACGCGGTGATGCACCTGTGGATGGCGGAGGGTAGCGGTGGAACTCTTCGTTGA